One Vulpes lagopus strain Blue_001 chromosome 18, ASM1834538v1, whole genome shotgun sequence DNA window includes the following coding sequences:
- the SCP2D1 gene encoding SCP2 sterol-binding domain-containing protein 1 — MWKRIDHQHKIKAGDGPQAGQFKELGAAREPAVPHPLELSEFQSFPVFEDISHHIKEVGAQLVKKVNAIFQLDITKDGKIILQWTIDLKNGSGDMYPGSARLPADTVFTIPEPVFMELVLGKMNPQKAFLAGKFKVSGKVLLGQKLERVFKDWAKF, encoded by the coding sequence ATGTGGAAGAGAATCGACCATCAACACAAGATCAAAGCAGGGGATGGACCTCAGGCAGGCCAGTTCAAGGAACTGGGTGCAGCTCGGGAACCTGCTGTGCCACACCCTCTAGAGCTGTCAGAATTCCAGAGCTTCCCTGTGTTTGAGGACATTAGCCATCACATCAAAGAGGTGGGGGCCCAACTGGTAAAGAAAGTCAATGCCATCTTTCAGCTAGACATCACCAAAGATGGGAAGATCATTCTGCAGTGGACCATTGATCTGAAGAATGGTTCTGGAGACATGTATCCAGGATCTGCCAGGCTCCCAGCAGACACTGTCTTCACAATCCCAGAACCTGTCTTTATGGAGTTGGTTTTGGGCAAGATGAACCCTCAGAAGGCTTTCCTTGCCGGCAAGTTCAAAGTGAGTGGCAAAGTTCTGCTTGGCCAGAAGCTGGAGAGGGTTTTCAAAGACTGGGCTAAATTTTAA